The genomic window TAATAGATGGCGTTGAATACTTCTCAACAGGTGAATTTGGCGTTCATTCAGAAGCATTCCCTATCATTACTCTTGCACTGTTTTCTGCGTTAAATGCCATTCTGGCTATATATGCTGTTATTCTTTTCTATAAAAAACAGTACCATAAAAACCAAGCAGTTGCTGAAAATACAAACGTTATTTAAAACTTTGGAGAGAAGACAATTGTCTTCTCTCCTAAATATTTTACGAGAAACTGTTAAATTTTTTGGTACTGTTAGCATGCATTTATAGTTAACTTTTCCCCTCTGCCGTAAGATGTTCACCTCAGGAAATTGGGATTTCCTAGAACTAGCACGGACCTGATGCATAACATCGTGAAAGAACGTTGTGAATGTTGTCTATCGCCGGCGTTCATGGATATTTAGTTTCTTTTTCATTAATCTGTCACTACTCACCGATCTCCCACCACTCTCTTGTAACCTATACGTTTGGCAGAGTGAGAACCGTCCCCATGCATCCTATGTTCAGATTAGTTCATAGCGTACAAAAGCGAGCTGTTTACTGTCTGGCGACCAAGAATTAACATTTATAGTGCCTTGTCCTCCAAACAACTTTACTAGTGAACGAGAGTCCCCACCAGCACTTGGCATTAATCTTAACTCAACGTGCTTATTCGGGGGATGATCACCAGGTTCAACATCTCCTTTGCGATAAGCAATATATACTACATTTTCACCATCAGGTGACACATGAGGAAACCAGTTATTGCTTTCTTCAAATGTCATCTGCTTCTGATCGCTTCCGTCTGCATTCATTCTCCATATTTGCATTAGTCCTGATTTTGTTGAGTTATACCATATGTGTTTACCATCCGGGGAGTATTCAGGTCCATCATCTAGGCCTGTGAAATCAGTTAGCTGCGTCTCAACTCCTCCGTTTGCTGGAATTGTATAAATATCATACTGTCCGTTACGTTCAGCGCAGTAAGCAAGAGTTTGTCCATCAGGTGACCATCCGTGTAAATAAGATGGTGCCATCGGTGTAATGAGAGTCGGATTACCGCCCTTTAATGGGACTATATAGATTCGAGATTGATGATCTTCTACCGTATGATGACTTACTGCAATATGAGTTTCGTCAGGAGACAAAACATGATCATTATTACAAGAAGTAGCAAAACCTGAATCGATTAAAGTACTTTCCCCAGTAACAATGTCAAACGAGTAAATATGTCCCTCACTGTTATATATAAGCTTATTGTTACGGGTCCAATTTGGCGCTTCAATAAGCTTATCAAAGGTTGCTAAAGTTTTTCTCTCGCCTGTTTCTATATGTATTGTTTCAAGAATACTTCTAGTTTCTTCTCGAACTGGAATATCAATTGATTCGTTTAATTCGGCCATCATTTTTCCCCTTACCATTTTGATTTTATTTGCTTAATCCATAAAAATTCGCTACTCGCTAAACCTTTTAACAGAAATACGTTTATGTTTTTATTATTCTATAAAAAATCTGTAAAGCCTTCAATTTTTTATTTTGCAAAGGGTAACACAGCTGTGCTCTAGCTGAGAGCTAATACTGAATAGATACCTTGTGCTCTTTGAAAGAGCGTATTAGATATTATAAGGTTTAATGCTTGTTTAACTCTACCGAATGAATGGTGGATTATTGATATTTCCAACCCTGCTTCCGAATCGAAATTTCCTATCCTTTTTTATACAGATTGCTCAAGATTCTGATGCTTCACAAACTTGATATGAGTATATACTAGAATAACCAGTGTGATGGCAATAAAGCTGCCATGGAAAAACGACACCATCATTTTTAAAGAGGATGCTTCTAGT from Bacillus sp. HMF5848 includes these protein-coding regions:
- a CDS encoding transporter produces the protein MMAELNESIDIPVREETRSILETIHIETGERKTLATFDKLIEAPNWTRNNKLIYNSEGHIYSFDIVTGESTLIDSGFATSCNNDHVLSPDETHIAVSHHTVEDHQSRIYIVPLKGGNPTLITPMAPSYLHGWSPDGQTLAYCAERNGQYDIYTIPANGGVETQLTDFTGLDDGPEYSPDGKHIWYNSTKSGLMQIWRMNADGSDQKQMTFEESNNWFPHVSPDGENVVYIAYRKGDVEPGDHPPNKHVELRLMPSAGGDSRSLVKLFGGQGTINVNSWSPDSKQLAFVRYELI